Part of the Benincasa hispida cultivar B227 chromosome 11, ASM972705v1, whole genome shotgun sequence genome, ATAATCTAATCTTATTAGGAGAATTGAGAAATatctatttttaataattaatgttaAAAAGAGAAatgggaaaaaggaaaaagaatagcACAAAAGGTAAGGTCAAAATCAGATTGAAAGATAGATGGATGTGTGTGGGAAATGGCAAGCGATGCCATGCGTGCACCAACTCTTAGCTTCACACACTCATCACTTAATTTCTTCCCACACGCAAACTTAATATCccctttcctttttcctttgcCTTTGCTCCCTTTCTTCTGACCATCTTATCACCAaactctctttctctttctttatccCACTTTgcttttcaacaacttttattcCTTTCCtttgtaatattattatatgCTATGCCCTTTTGGGGACTTCAAAGTTAGTACTAGTTATTTGACCTAATCGATATAAAAACGACGCATTTTTGGGTTCCAAATAGTAAACATACGccgtttgttttattttattttcgtgttaaataatgataaaagggttagattcaattatatataaaaagaaatattttctcTCATAGTGATCTCTTCCATTGTCAACTCAAAAGACGTATCAAATGAACTAAACATCAAGAAGTGACTTAAGGATTGCACTCGTATAGCTTTGTATGATGAACcctttttttaatctatttttataaacatatttaagttttaaaaactaagaaaaGTTATCTTTGAGAAAAtaaacatcattttttttaaaaaaaatcaaagactAACTTTAGTTTCATAGGTAAAGATGGACATATCTAGCTCAATTGACATCAAGATATGTTAACAACTAAGAAATATGTAGAGTAATTGAACTCTCCCATCTCTGATTGTACTTACAAAAAAAGGCATGCTTAAGAGATCCATGAGTTTAAAACACAAAAGAGCACCTATTTTAAtaagaaatatttaaatcactACACTAAGAGTAGCACCAAATAGTTTAAGGTATTAAAGAATAGGATAGGAAGGAATATACTTTAatctattttaataatatatagttaaagaaaaagacaaagtAGATATATTATTCCCTCTTAAAGGGCAAGAAGAAGGGATCAAGTGTCCCTAAAAATTGTTTCTCCAACATCCATAGGACATGAGAGTTAAGGGATACCCTTTTGGATCTCTTTGTAGGTAagttttttgaatttaaagaaacCTAGAGGGTGCCAAAGGGAGCACCAAAAGCTCCATTTTGAGAACTTTGATGGTTTTGTTGAGGGGACATAAGGCACAATTTctggtttcttttttttttttttttttttttaataaacaaatcCCCAccccaaaaaaataataataaaagcaaTCAATACttacatttattattataattaaatataataatggttacaaaaAGTGCAAAGAACAAGAACCCTCATGGATTCCCTTCTCGAAGCTACACCATTACATTGATGCAACAAATAGGAATGTAAGGGAACAAATCAACCATTTATTATTTCTTGTATATATAGGTTAAATTATCGTATTAGTCGAAGTGAACTTAACTCAGTAGTAATTGATTTGACATTCTTTCTTAGAGGATGAGGTTCGACTTCTCTCCATACCATTatcattttattcaattttagtcgaTGTATtatcaataaatcttaaattttttaataaataataataataataataattttttaataaatagcAAAAGCTTTTTAAAAACAATCAACTAGAagtaaagagatttttttttaaatactgagatcgaaattgaaaatttgaaaatatatagactaaaataatattttaatatgttaTATATTAGGGATTGAATAAGAGAGAAGTTTTAAATACCTCATTAGTCATGAGTCATTGTCATTGCCTTAAAAAAAGgaagataatatatataaaaacaacaGCATTTATGCAATAAGGAGACAAGTGACCATGTTAATGAGGATAATGTTTTTGGTTAATTtagatatataatcaaatttactaAGATGGTTTATGATCTAAGTAAATATATATTTCCATAGGTGgacaaagagaaaaaaaaaaacaaagattttATTTAGtacacaccaaaaaaaaaaaatgcattttcaATATTTGTCGGTTTCAGCCTTTCCCCATTGGAAGAACACCTGAAAGATTCTAGTTTtacacaattaattaaacaaagttAGCCAATATCATGATAGGGCAAATTTCATAGgctaatagttttttttttcttttctttttcatgcaaaccctcaaaaagaaaaaggtctTAAAAGGAGACAAATTCCAGTTTTTTTCAGGTTAATTCCGAGAGGAATCAGTAGGTACATCCGAACATCTAAGTTAGATTAATATATTCATAGTACCTTTATCATTCCCCATACCGAGAAGCAATTCATTGTTAATTCCTTCATTTCTCTTGATGGGGTTTCCAAATCAaagccatttttttttattggggatacttttcttttccttttgggTTAATGCCATGAAGAGACTGAAAAAAGGGGTTGATTTTGCCAACCAAGGAAAAGGGAATCATGAAGGATTTGAAGATGGTAACCTTCAGAAGGGTAATGAAGTCTAAGAAGGAGTTTAGCTTGTGAAAGAGCAAAAGGGCTTAAAGGAATATTAGAAAACCCCAAACTTTTAAGCATTAACTCCCATGATTCATACCTTTCATAGTGTTGTCTTCTCTTATTCCCTTCTCCTGAAACGATGTCGTTTATTTCCCTCCCAAACCAACCTTGTTCCACTGCCAATCTCTCCCTACTATTTGGAGGCAAAGTTGCTTCTAATGAATCAAATATTAGACTGTAATGATTTAATGCCTCTACAAATCTTTGCATGAATAATGGTTGGTTGAAATTTGCTTCCTTTTCAGCTATAGTCACCACTTTTGGATTCAATGCCTTGATTTTATGAAGCAATACTCGAATATCGTCCTTCATTAGCCTGTAAATTTATCGTAACCTATCAGCTTAACTATTAAACCAAATAATAATACTCCAATTTTAGTACTAAATTACCACTCGTTCGACCTTATACTAATATCGTCCTAGGTTGGAAACTCTCAAGCTAGTTTTCGTTAAGAAAATCTATAAACTCGTATAAACTTAAGCTTTCAAGTTTAGTAGTAGTTCATAACATAAGATAATAGGACGTTCTTCCTTGATCCGATTTGTACTATTGGTAATATCATATCCTTTCCAGTTAATATTTATAGTTTTCAACCTGGTACTAACGACGTTGGACCTTCTACTATATCCTAGGTCGGAAAGGTATGATTTTCTGAGAAAATTTTCCCACCCTTCAAACTCAAGGCTACAAATCTAATAACCTTGCGTAAGCTTAAGTTTTCAAGTTTAGTAGTAGTTCAGAACTTGAAATATGGCATTCTCCGATCCCTTTATACCACCCGTAATAATATATCATTTCCTTCCTAGTTAACATCATTATACTGACATTGTATACGCAGTTAAAGTTTTTGAGTTGAGTGGTAATTTTCCCGTACCTGTGCAAGTAGAGTACGCAGTTGACGGCGAGCGCTTCGTCGGGGAAGAGCGTGAGAGCGGCGGGGATAACACGGTGATGATCACGATCATGAAGAAGAAGTAAAGGGTGAAACTGAAACCTCAAACCAAGTGATTGAGCAAATTTAGAAAGCCTATCACCAGTCTTATGAAGGAAGTTAAGATCAAGCCCAGTAGCAGTAATACGAAGCATAGGAGAAGGAAAACGATCAGCCAAAGCTTGCATAAGAGGAGGCCATTGAACACCATGCATGATATCAAAATCCAAAACATGAATCATTCCACTTTCTTCAATACCTTCCAAAATAGCTTGATTTGCAGTCAAATGAGTGAATCTAATAAAGGGTGTGATTTGATTCAATGATAAGTAACAAGATTGAATCTTGTTGTTAtcataatgatgatgatgatgatgatgatgaaggacaaaagaagaagaatttgaagaagGGAGGAGatgagaaagagaagaagagaagtAATGAAGTAATCTTTGAGTGGAATCACCATAAGGAGAGGAATTTGAAGAGAGAATTGATAGAAGATGATGCGCTGAAAGGAAATCAGATTGAGAAATGAAATGAGCACAACGGATTAGTAATTGACGCATTTGGAAagaatgattattattattggagCAAGTGGAAATATCTTGATCTTGATCTTGTCGTCGTTGTTCTTGGTGAGAGGAATTGAAAGAAGGGTCCATAAGCATTATTATGAACaaagaaaaaatgggttttattttttctttattttggtttttgggttttgttgGGTTGGAAGTTATATAAATGGAAAGGGGATATGGAAAGTTTTGGTTTTTTTGgtgttttttgtttgtgatgacATAACATTATCTGGCAGCTGATGAAGAGAAGTAGTAGACCCACAtcatttctctcttttctctcctGAATCTGAAAACTTGGTAGTAGTTAGTAACAGTAACAAGCACTGTTACCCTTTTCTCATCCTtctattctctctctctttccatTACTTTTGATGTTTTGGTTCCTAACTTTTTCAACTCATTGTTTATATATAAAGGGAATAAAAATGGAGGGATGCACCATTGATTTGTGACAATCAAAGTCAAACCCTtacctaaaaataaaaaaaccccATTAGAGCTATGTGAGTTTTGAGTGTTCAACTAGTTCAAGCTTTACAACATAACATGAGATTTCATATCGAAATATCAATTAATAATGAGAGGAACAAACTTgtgtattttattaaaattttcatcaagGTCCTTTAGTttggattttcattttttctttgttttcggTGAGTGTTCAGACTAACTTATCGAGTCTATAACATTTGGGTGTCAAGAAAATTCGTAGGATATTATTAAATAGACAAGTGGTTACCATAAATTGAACTCATGATTTTTTAGCCCTTTATCAATGTGATGTCCCCCTATTTAACACTAGGCCGACCCATGACGGTTTCCCATTAATATGCTTCCTCAAAATGTGGTGTTTCTATGGATTCACTATTCTTAGATCAGAtcttgatttttgtgttttttgtttgaaattgaATACTTGTTTGAGCTTTATAGGTTATGATAAAATCAATTGATATTGATAGGAGTAACTCGTGTATCTTATTAAGATTAGGAGCTCTCTTAATTTTTGTAATATGCAAtcttagagagagaaaatgtagAAAGCAAGAGAGAGAAGATATATACTTTTGGTTTTGCTGTTAGATCTTCACAGCAAATTAAATTCTGGTTCCTATCCACTACTAAGCTTTCTACATGCatttattatttgaaagaaaataaagtctTTCTTCAGTCCTCTCTTCAACTATATTAAAAGCTTCATAGTGGGCTGTATAAAAtcctcacatttttttttaaaaaaaagaagtataCAAGAAAggtgtttttttgtttttatcctACTACACCCTTCATATTATGCACACATATATACAAAAAGACCATAACAAAAATTTCATTCCCTATAAGAAATTTTGATGTCTTTGTATACATTAATGTTTGCCTCAAGCTCTCCCATTTAGAAGGATATGTGAGTTTCAATTATGCATTGTCAAGATATGGAAGATTAAGGTGTAAAGTGAGTGTCACAATGCATggaagaattttttttgttttctttctttctctttctctcaaAGAGATTGTCAAGTCATGTTTGATCTAAAGCCTACTATAGGGTTATTGCCTATGTGTGAGAGAGTGGTTAGCCAAGGCCCAAAAATGGAGTTTGTATGTGGAAAGCCCTTATATATTGGACAGTAAAGAGTGCAACATATGAAACGGAAATCTGTGTGTTGAGAGAATAATAATGTTGATTAAGAAAGATTTATATCCACCATCTAATCACTTTTCATATGGTTAATTTATTGGGAGtagataatcattttatttatttttttaaattctatttttctttaaattgttaagttttttttttttttacaaaggtttttcaaattcaaaccagACGttgaattaaaaattcaaaagtatTGTAAAAACACttaagttttgttttaaaaaaccaaaggtTTAGACTTGGTGTGTAAGGTTTCTTACTTCATACACTACtaataaactaaattattatgttccaatttgataaccatttcgtttttggtttttgaaagttaagcctatgtttttccatttcttacaatgatttgcatatttttaagtatagtggttgaattcttagccaaattctaaaaacaaaaacaagtgtttaaaaactactttttttagttttcaaattttagtttgattttttaaactattggtaaaaggTAGATAACAGTAGAAGGAATTTGAAGGTTGAAAtaatgtctataggcttaatttttaaaaaacgagAATAAAAAAGTAAATGGTTTCCAAATGAAACCTATATTATTTTGAAACTAGTCtctaatttttgttattttttttttcaaaattaagctcCTAAACATTATTTCTGTCTTTgtatttgaaatttctttccGTTCCTGATTGCTTGTATACTCAATATTTGCTATGAGACTATCATTAATTTTATCGTATCAATAAATTAGAAAAGATAAATTTGtggtatttaacattttttttgtcGGTGATTATTTGCAAACTCATTTGGTATTAAGTTTATTATTGATATATATCGTATCAATAATTACCAgtaacatttgattttttttttttttttttttttatcaattattatttGCATGTTCCTATTAGGTATATTGTTAATAACTATATCAATAGAATAAAatggtaaatatcaatttatattcttaaaatttggagtcgtatcaatttaaatcctgaaactaataattgtatcaattaaaccttgaacttttaCAAGTATATCAAATTACACCTTTTTTTCAGATTTTGTTAGACTAATATCGTGTGAAACTTATGATTTGAATCaattaaattcttaaattttcataaaaccaatcaatttagatCTTTCATAATTATGattacctttgaaaaatatCCATGCATTGATTCTCAAACATGTATagcttttccttttttttttttttaaaaaaaataaattactaaAGGGAAAGAGGGATCAATAGGCGTACCCCGACATTTCAACTACATGACATATCATAACACGCTAATCATGTCCAAACCCAATATAAAGAGATACATTGCCACAAAAGATTAGGTACAAGAGAGTTCACATAACACaaatgatgaaaagaaaaaaagtagaCTAAGAAGAAGCTAGAAGAAAACCTTCTAAATTAAAGCTATGATAAATACATCATAATTAcatcataattacaaaaaagtttgAAGGTCTTGTTGAGAGATGATCTTAGACTCTCCAACGATCTAGGATGAATAAAGGAGAATACATATCTAAGATATGACCAAATTACAAATGTATATAAATGATGAAAGAGATggtccattttctttttcaccATGTCTTTTGCAGAGAAGGCaccacttaggattgaggtttAGTAAAAGGAACCGCACTTGACATTTCTTCATCGTATAGAAGCTATTGAAATCAGAAGAGATTCTCCAATATGTGAAAGAAAATCTGTAAAAACAAAGTTTCTATCAATATATGTAACTAATTCTCTTACAATATATAAAGctcaaaatgaaatgaaaagagcTAAGAGTCAAAATCTTAGAGATTTTGTATTCTCCTTCAAGAAACTTCAAATAAAATTGCTCCCGTTGTAtagtggacgtaggcctttgtTATCGAACCACGTTAATTCTtgcatcttcttcatcttcctcctcaTGCAAGTAATTCTTCTTCATTTATAGTAAATCACCATTATAGAGAAGTTTAAGAGAAATAGAgaactttcttttttcttcgtttgatacaaacaaaaa contains:
- the LOC120089730 gene encoding LOW QUALITY PROTEIN: scarecrow-like protein 18 (The sequence of the model RefSeq protein was modified relative to this genomic sequence to represent the inferred CDS: substituted 1 base at 1 genomic stop codon), which produces MLMDPSFNSSHQEQRRQDQDQDISTCSNNNNHSFQMRQLLIRCAHFISQSDFLSAHHLLSILSSNSSPYGDSTQRLLHYFSSSLSHLLPSSNSSSFVLHHHHHHHHYDNNKIQSCYLSLNQITPFIRFTHLTANQAILEGIEESGMIHVLDFDIMHGVQWPPLMQALADRFPSPMLRITATGLDLNFLHKTGDRLSKFAQSLGLRFQFHPLLLLHDRDHHRVIPAALTLFPDEALAVNCVLYLHRLRXIYRLMKDDIRVLLHKIKALNPKVVTIAEKEANFNQPLFMQRFVEALNHYSLIFDSLEATLPPNSRERLAVEQGWFGREINDIVSGEGNKRRQHYERYESWELMLKSLGFSNIPLSPFALSQAKLLLRLHYPSEGYHLQILHDSLFLGWQNQPLFSVSSWH